The following are encoded in a window of Ferrimicrobium acidiphilum DSM 19497 genomic DNA:
- the mrdA gene encoding penicillin-binding protein 2 encodes MPMQSKKVSLSFRARLLGLTGLALLGGLVARLYALQVLEAPSFQQAAVQNSTRTVAVPAPRGLILSREENVLAGNKVVDVLGLSQYEATLHPKVEGRVARLLGIPVSQVKADLRNSVYSTYVPTPIGSNISQVTALYVAEHSSEFPGVTTTFETQRTYPYGSTAAHVLGYVGAISPQQLAKLASKGYAPGDQIGLAGVEASYQNYLHGTPGSEKLVVNSFGQEVGVASRSSAKPGGDLQLTISLPLQQYVDKVLAQRVNQLQGSYNSYFGKYSNDVTGAAVVENVNSGSVLAMASYPTYKPSQWVGGISYANYAKLTAPAAHNPLLNRAISGVYTPGSTFKLATSSAALQDGLLTPTTIINDTGKFVIPNCSGSFCSLHNSGGETLGPIDISTAISASDDVFFYTLGYRFYTQQSKFGATPIQNMAAKYGWGSPTGIALPGEAAGMVDSPALRKKLHALNPKAYPYNTWYVADQLEMSFGQGLTEISPLQMANAYATFANGGTRYVPRIAEGVVNGSGKLVKRFAPKVAGHVPLSPSVRAAILAGFEGVISNPLGTAHGIFAGWPESSYTLAGKTGTASVQGQVPNAWFVAFGPEPNPKYVVVVVIKEGGFGDTGSAPVVRQIFQYLKTHPVGAPTYGLKHLAAGSTVALNAPAKSGNKQGTSSNTKTTKKTSVSGSATTSPTKTTITSGG; translated from the coding sequence ATGCCAATGCAATCGAAGAAGGTCTCATTGAGCTTTCGGGCTCGATTACTTGGGCTGACTGGGCTGGCGTTGTTGGGTGGACTCGTGGCTCGCCTGTATGCCCTGCAGGTGTTGGAGGCCCCGAGCTTTCAACAGGCGGCGGTTCAGAATTCGACGCGCACTGTAGCGGTTCCCGCTCCTCGGGGTCTCATATTGTCACGCGAAGAGAACGTGCTCGCAGGCAATAAGGTAGTTGACGTCCTGGGGTTGTCGCAGTATGAGGCGACGTTGCACCCGAAAGTCGAGGGTCGCGTGGCTCGCCTGTTAGGTATTCCAGTATCTCAAGTAAAAGCCGACCTTCGCAATTCGGTGTATTCGACCTATGTCCCAACACCGATCGGATCCAATATTTCCCAGGTTACCGCGCTCTATGTAGCCGAGCACTCGAGTGAGTTTCCAGGCGTCACCACCACGTTCGAGACGCAGAGAACCTATCCCTACGGCTCGACGGCCGCACACGTGCTTGGTTATGTCGGTGCGATTAGCCCTCAGCAGCTGGCCAAGCTTGCCTCGAAGGGCTACGCTCCTGGTGATCAGATCGGGCTAGCCGGTGTAGAGGCTAGCTATCAAAACTATCTGCATGGAACTCCTGGTTCGGAAAAATTGGTTGTGAATTCATTCGGTCAAGAGGTCGGAGTTGCCTCGAGGTCAAGTGCGAAGCCAGGTGGAGATCTTCAATTGACGATCTCGTTGCCGCTTCAGCAGTATGTCGATAAGGTGTTGGCGCAGCGAGTTAACCAACTGCAAGGTAGCTATAACAGCTATTTCGGCAAGTATTCGAATGACGTCACTGGTGCTGCGGTGGTCGAGAATGTGAATAGCGGATCGGTGTTGGCCATGGCCTCGTACCCAACTTATAAGCCGAGCCAATGGGTGGGCGGTATCTCGTACGCCAACTACGCGAAACTCACCGCGCCTGCTGCACACAATCCACTCTTGAACCGGGCCATTTCGGGTGTCTATACTCCTGGATCGACCTTCAAGCTCGCTACCTCCTCTGCTGCGCTTCAGGATGGGCTGCTTACTCCGACGACCATCATCAACGACACCGGAAAGTTCGTCATTCCTAACTGCTCGGGTTCGTTCTGTAGCTTGCACAACTCTGGTGGTGAGACGCTCGGACCCATCGATATTAGCACGGCGATTAGCGCCTCCGACGACGTCTTCTTCTATACCTTGGGGTATCGTTTTTACACCCAGCAGTCTAAGTTTGGTGCTACCCCGATCCAGAATATGGCGGCAAAGTATGGTTGGGGATCCCCAACCGGGATAGCGCTACCGGGCGAGGCGGCTGGAATGGTTGACTCCCCTGCACTGCGCAAGAAGCTGCATGCACTAAACCCGAAGGCGTATCCGTACAATACCTGGTACGTGGCTGATCAGCTTGAGATGTCTTTCGGCCAGGGGCTTACTGAGATCAGTCCGCTGCAGATGGCTAATGCCTACGCAACCTTTGCGAACGGCGGAACACGGTATGTGCCAAGAATCGCCGAAGGGGTAGTGAACGGTAGCGGTAAGCTCGTCAAGCGCTTTGCTCCCAAGGTTGCAGGACATGTTCCTTTGAGCCCTTCGGTGCGAGCTGCTATTCTCGCCGGTTTCGAGGGTGTTATCTCGAATCCGTTAGGCACTGCCCACGGGATATTCGCGGGATGGCCAGAGAGTAGCTACACACTTGCGGGTAAGACTGGTACTGCGTCGGTGCAGGGCCAAGTCCCTAATGCTTGGTTTGTCGCGTTTGGCCCAGAGCCGAATCCGAAGTACGTGGTGGTGGTGGTAATTAAAGAGGGTGGATTCGGCGATACCGGTTCAGCGCCTGTCGTGAGACAGATATTTCAATACCTAAAGACTCATCCTGTTGGCGCCCCCACCTATGGTTTGAAGCATCTGGCAGCCGGATCTACGGTTGCTCTTAATGCGCCGGCTAAGTCGGGTAACAAGCAGGGGACGTCTTCTAATACGAAGACGACCAAGAAGACGAGTGTCTCCGGATCCGCGACTACCTCACCCACGAAGACAACCATCACCTCGGGTGGTTAG
- a CDS encoding vWA domain-containing protein, whose translation MLLTTLLAFVYALRSAGVSLGPSSVIDAASALMTIDLLDRDVVRAALAVTLIKEQSSLTIFNRLFDVFFAAGSHLDSSVEDDDLGAAIRDALLSEDYQRLNELVGQAVERFAGVSPERPVSGVYYAYRTSRALDLDRLRFELLAGLATRQEGEATSVFDDPDFQASQRLKELSQTIDREVLSRIVEARGAAEVARTLGLHLPEDVEIMHASREELRELRRIVTPLAVKLTAKLERRHRARNVGRLDFRATIRRSLSTGGIPLDPITRDDRPMRPEVVLLADVSGSVASFARFTMQLLFALSHELRRLRSFAFIDEVDEVTELLAGDQDIEAALRGVAQSAKVVGLVGHSDYGATFRHFDERYGSAISPSTTVVICGDARSNYHEPEADHFRAFAERAKATYWLNPEPQGYWNTGDSALGHYSPWCSAVVECRTLRQLEHFVEQVL comes from the coding sequence GTGCTGCTGACAACTCTGCTCGCTTTCGTCTACGCCTTGCGGTCTGCGGGGGTTTCCCTTGGCCCGTCTTCGGTCATCGACGCTGCTTCAGCGTTGATGACTATAGATCTCCTAGACAGGGATGTGGTGCGAGCAGCATTGGCAGTCACCTTGATCAAGGAGCAGTCGTCGCTGACTATATTTAATCGGCTCTTCGATGTATTCTTCGCTGCTGGGTCGCATCTGGACTCGTCGGTGGAGGACGACGATCTGGGAGCTGCGATTCGGGATGCATTGTTGTCCGAGGATTATCAGCGACTCAACGAGCTGGTAGGTCAGGCTGTCGAGCGTTTTGCTGGTGTCTCACCGGAGCGGCCAGTCTCGGGCGTCTATTATGCGTATCGAACCTCTAGAGCTCTTGACCTCGATCGTCTGCGTTTTGAGCTTCTGGCAGGTCTGGCGACTCGTCAAGAGGGGGAGGCGACCTCCGTCTTTGATGACCCCGACTTTCAAGCCTCTCAGCGGCTCAAGGAGCTGAGTCAGACTATAGATCGGGAGGTGTTGTCGCGTATTGTCGAGGCCAGAGGAGCTGCAGAGGTGGCACGCACGCTTGGCCTCCACTTGCCGGAGGATGTGGAGATCATGCACGCCTCACGAGAGGAACTTCGGGAGTTGCGGCGTATAGTCACGCCACTGGCTGTCAAACTTACTGCAAAGCTTGAACGCCGTCACCGAGCTCGGAATGTGGGCCGACTCGACTTTAGGGCGACTATTCGGCGGTCGTTATCTACTGGTGGCATTCCGCTTGATCCGATTACTCGTGATGATCGACCTATGCGTCCGGAGGTGGTGCTGTTGGCTGATGTCTCCGGGTCGGTGGCATCATTCGCGCGCTTTACCATGCAGCTTTTGTTCGCACTCTCGCATGAGTTGCGGCGGCTCAGAAGTTTTGCATTTATAGATGAGGTAGATGAGGTTACCGAGCTTCTCGCTGGAGATCAGGATATCGAAGCCGCGCTGCGCGGCGTGGCGCAGTCCGCCAAGGTGGTCGGTTTAGTAGGACACTCAGATTATGGAGCGACATTTCGTCACTTCGATGAGCGCTACGGGTCAGCTATTTCGCCATCGACTACCGTGGTGATCTGTGGTGATGCACGGTCTAACTATCATGAACCAGAGGCAGATCACTTTCGAGCCTTCGCCGAGCGAGCGAAGGCGACCTATTGGTTGAATCCCGAGCCGCAGGGCTACTGGAATACCGGTGACTCAGCTTTGGGCCACTACTCCCCTTGGTGTAGCGCGGTGGTCGAGTGTCGCACCCTGCGCCAACTAGAGCACTTTGTCGAACAGGTCCTCTAG
- a CDS encoding Rne/Rng family ribonuclease, whose product MEDTNPVGSGTDGVANESKSAQNPRTSSRRSNSRSRQAPKSGDAAVANTRRSQSRRRPAKPQAPVEMEVQGQVAESLDAGAKIKRRFAQRAPRERHGRPVGRYQMVVHVAGDVTQVAILEGRTLIQHFVSRASDSQSNISGNIYLGRVANVLPGMEAAFVDIGTNKNAVLYRGDVRYDREDLESFDRNVRIEQLLRPKQVVICQVVKNPIAQKGARLTQEVSLPGRFAVLLPGGGSFGISKRLPDDERRRLRRILDDVAPEGFGVILRTAAEGSTKEELKRDVDSLMESWKKIEEMAKSAHAPALLYREPPSAVRVIREEFNREFRSVTIDDMSLYQEIAGYVSAISPELADRVEYFDSAAEKLAIFDQFHVREQLQKVLEHKVWLPSGGSIVIDRTEALTVIDVNTSRNVGTVSLEETIHKNNLEAVEEIARQLRLRDIGGIIVIDVVDMIEAQNREDVMRAFRAALARDKTKTHVYEMSQLGLVQMTRHRIAEGLVEALSEICPSCGGSGYVIDPMITQ is encoded by the coding sequence ATGGAAGATACGAACCCGGTGGGGTCCGGTACCGATGGGGTTGCGAACGAAAGTAAGTCAGCCCAAAACCCACGAACGTCGAGTCGGCGATCGAATTCACGATCTCGCCAAGCGCCAAAGAGTGGAGATGCAGCAGTAGCTAATACGCGCCGTAGCCAATCACGGAGGCGCCCAGCAAAGCCTCAGGCCCCGGTTGAGATGGAGGTTCAGGGTCAGGTGGCCGAGTCTCTCGATGCTGGCGCAAAGATTAAAAGGCGTTTTGCTCAACGTGCACCACGTGAGCGCCATGGCAGACCTGTTGGTCGTTATCAGATGGTGGTTCATGTCGCGGGCGATGTCACTCAAGTCGCCATTCTTGAGGGCAGAACACTTATTCAGCATTTTGTCTCTAGGGCGTCGGATTCACAATCGAATATCAGCGGCAATATCTATCTTGGGAGAGTGGCGAATGTGCTCCCGGGGATGGAGGCTGCCTTTGTGGATATTGGCACCAACAAGAATGCCGTTCTCTATCGGGGTGATGTTCGCTATGATCGAGAGGACTTAGAGTCGTTCGATCGTAACGTCCGGATCGAGCAGTTGCTACGGCCTAAGCAAGTGGTCATCTGCCAGGTGGTGAAGAATCCGATTGCTCAAAAGGGTGCAAGGCTTACCCAGGAGGTGTCGTTGCCGGGACGCTTCGCCGTTTTGCTTCCGGGCGGTGGAAGCTTTGGTATCTCCAAGCGTCTGCCCGATGATGAGCGTCGCCGCCTTCGACGTATCCTCGACGACGTAGCGCCAGAGGGTTTTGGTGTGATTCTACGTACTGCGGCAGAGGGTTCCACGAAGGAGGAGCTCAAGCGTGACGTCGATAGCCTGATGGAGTCGTGGAAAAAGATTGAGGAGATGGCCAAGTCGGCCCATGCTCCAGCCCTCCTCTATCGAGAGCCGCCATCAGCAGTCCGTGTCATTCGTGAGGAGTTCAATCGTGAGTTCCGTAGCGTTACCATCGATGATATGTCCCTATATCAAGAGATAGCTGGCTATGTGTCTGCGATCTCTCCTGAGTTGGCTGATCGGGTGGAGTATTTTGATTCAGCCGCCGAGAAGCTGGCGATTTTTGATCAGTTTCACGTCCGCGAGCAGCTTCAGAAGGTTCTTGAGCATAAGGTATGGCTCCCCTCTGGTGGATCTATCGTGATCGATCGAACGGAGGCGTTGACGGTTATTGACGTCAATACCTCGCGTAATGTTGGTACCGTCTCGCTCGAAGAGACTATCCACAAGAACAATCTCGAGGCGGTCGAGGAGATAGCTCGGCAACTGAGGCTTCGCGACATAGGCGGTATTATAGTGATCGACGTAGTCGACATGATAGAGGCACAGAATCGTGAAGACGTCATGCGTGCGTTTAGGGCGGCGCTGGCGCGTGATAAGACCAAGACTCATGTCTACGAGATGTCGCAGTTAGGCTTGGTGCAGATGACTCGGCATCGGATCGCCGAGGGACTGGTAGAGGCGTTATCGGAGATCTGTCCAAGCTGCGGTGGAAGTGGCTACGTTATCGACCCGATGATCACTCAGTAG
- a CDS encoding glutamate-5-semialdehyde dehydrogenase, whose translation MAKEARAAQRWLAASSGALRGQLLEAMATALENDITEILLANRRDLDGSAALTVAQRDRLTLNAARVEAMAASVREVGRQRDVVGEVVDGWVLPNGLRVRRIRVPLGVVGVIYENRPNVTSDASALALYSGNAILLRGSSQAFYSNRAIVESLRSAISEVGLPEGLVGMATETSREGALAFMQLGAAMDVLIPRGGPELIATVRSQATVPTIIDGDGNCHVYVDASADLGMAVDIIKNAKTQRPGVCNAMETLLIHVDVAEPLLRLLDEELAAVELRGDERTRQICERALEATEEDYAREFLDLILAVRVVDSLNEAIDHIRRFSSGHSEAIITESFANAQCFEREVDAACVLVNASTRFVDGGQLGMGAEIGISTQKLHARGPMGIEQLTTTKIVIEGEGQVRH comes from the coding sequence ATGGCCAAGGAGGCGAGGGCGGCACAACGCTGGCTGGCGGCTAGCTCAGGCGCACTCCGCGGTCAGCTACTCGAAGCAATGGCGACAGCGCTCGAGAACGATATCACCGAGATCCTACTCGCTAACCGCCGAGATCTCGATGGTTCAGCGGCACTGACGGTTGCTCAGCGTGACCGACTGACGCTCAATGCGGCACGTGTCGAGGCGATGGCTGCCTCGGTTAGAGAGGTGGGTCGCCAACGTGACGTGGTGGGTGAGGTCGTCGACGGCTGGGTGCTGCCCAATGGTCTCCGTGTGCGTAGGATTCGAGTTCCGCTTGGCGTGGTAGGGGTAATCTACGAGAACCGCCCGAACGTCACCTCGGATGCGAGCGCATTGGCCCTGTACTCGGGCAACGCTATTCTGTTGCGTGGCTCGTCGCAGGCGTTCTACTCAAATAGGGCCATCGTGGAGTCGCTCAGGAGCGCCATTTCAGAGGTTGGCTTACCGGAGGGACTTGTTGGTATGGCGACCGAGACGAGCCGCGAAGGTGCACTCGCATTTATGCAGCTTGGTGCGGCCATGGATGTGCTAATACCACGAGGTGGGCCAGAGCTGATTGCCACGGTTAGATCGCAAGCTACGGTGCCGACGATCATAGACGGAGATGGCAACTGTCATGTCTATGTAGATGCAAGCGCAGATCTTGGGATGGCGGTGGATATCATCAAGAACGCTAAAACGCAACGGCCTGGGGTGTGTAATGCTATGGAGACGCTGTTGATCCACGTGGATGTGGCGGAGCCGTTGTTGCGCCTACTCGATGAGGAGTTGGCGGCTGTCGAGCTTCGCGGCGATGAGCGTACAAGGCAAATCTGTGAACGTGCATTGGAGGCGACCGAGGAGGACTACGCTCGTGAATTTTTGGACCTCATTCTGGCGGTGCGGGTCGTTGACAGCTTGAATGAGGCGATAGATCATATTCGGCGGTTTAGCTCTGGCCATTCAGAGGCGATCATCACTGAAAGCTTTGCTAACGCACAATGCTTTGAGCGTGAGGTTGATGCAGCGTGTGTCTTGGTCAACGCTTCAACTCGGTTCGTTGACGGTGGCCAGCTTGGAATGGGCGCTGAGATCGGGATCAGCACTCAGAAGCTGCACGCGCGGGGTCCGATGGGTATTGAGCAGCTTACCACCACCAAGATAGTGATCGAAGGGGAGGGGCAGGTTCGTCACTAG
- the obgE gene encoding GTPase ObgE — MAEFVDAAQIHVKAGNGGAGAVSFRREAHVDRGGPDGGDGGKGGDVVLVVDPQLASLIVFRDQPFRRAGDGAHGQGKKMHGAGGRDQVVGVPLGTVVRDFDGTLIADLAETGSKIVIARGGRGGAGNARFLSNRRRAPGFGEQGEVGEEFWFNLELKLKADVCLIGEPNVGKSSLIANISRARPKIADYAFTTLVPNLGVVRPPDATEYIVADIPGLIEGASEGRGLGHAFLRHVERAVALALVVPADLEEVVMHERVNQLLHELTNYQESLGHRPRVLVGTRLDLVDDEEQARERMSRVAEDFSMPLVGVVSNLDRQGMSSVVYGFAKIVESARASAPATVEKMIYRPRPNFEVNVTRTGDASFVVEGRDALHAVGLSDLGQADALAIVHTRLERMGVFRMLRRLGCREGDSVRIGSFEFTFEED, encoded by the coding sequence ATGGCGGAGTTCGTAGATGCTGCGCAGATCCATGTGAAGGCTGGTAATGGGGGGGCTGGAGCGGTCTCATTTCGACGAGAGGCCCATGTGGATCGTGGTGGTCCAGATGGTGGCGATGGTGGGAAGGGCGGCGATGTAGTACTTGTGGTCGACCCACAGCTGGCGTCGTTGATTGTATTTCGGGACCAACCGTTTCGCCGTGCGGGCGATGGCGCGCACGGACAAGGGAAAAAGATGCACGGAGCAGGAGGACGCGACCAGGTGGTAGGTGTGCCTCTTGGAACGGTGGTGCGTGACTTCGATGGAACCCTGATTGCTGATCTTGCCGAGACCGGCTCGAAAATTGTGATCGCTAGAGGCGGGAGAGGCGGTGCTGGTAATGCTCGATTCCTCTCAAACCGTCGCCGTGCCCCTGGTTTTGGAGAACAAGGAGAGGTGGGGGAGGAGTTTTGGTTCAACTTAGAGCTCAAGCTCAAGGCTGATGTCTGCTTGATTGGGGAGCCGAATGTTGGCAAGTCTTCACTGATCGCCAACATATCCAGAGCTCGTCCGAAGATAGCAGATTATGCGTTCACGACCTTGGTCCCAAACCTGGGTGTAGTGCGCCCTCCAGATGCCACCGAGTACATCGTGGCCGACATCCCGGGTCTGATCGAGGGGGCCAGCGAGGGCCGTGGTTTGGGGCATGCGTTTTTGCGTCATGTGGAGCGAGCGGTAGCATTGGCATTGGTAGTGCCGGCGGATCTGGAGGAGGTTGTGATGCATGAGCGTGTCAACCAGCTGCTCCACGAACTGACCAACTATCAAGAGTCTCTTGGCCATCGCCCACGGGTGCTCGTTGGTACTCGACTTGATCTTGTCGATGACGAGGAGCAGGCGAGGGAACGCATGTCGCGGGTAGCCGAGGATTTCTCGATGCCCTTGGTAGGGGTGGTATCTAATCTAGATCGCCAAGGGATGTCGAGTGTGGTCTATGGATTTGCCAAAATCGTGGAGTCAGCAAGGGCCTCTGCGCCGGCGACTGTAGAGAAGATGATCTATCGACCTCGCCCTAACTTTGAGGTCAATGTGACTCGTACAGGCGACGCTAGCTTTGTTGTCGAGGGGCGGGATGCCTTGCACGCCGTGGGGTTGAGTGATCTCGGTCAGGCTGACGCACTCGCAATTGTGCACACGCGGCTAGAGCGTATGGGAGTCTTTCGTATGTTGCGACGCCTGGGCTGCCGAGAGGGAGATAGTGTCAGAATAGGAAGCTTTGAGTTCACCTTCGAGGAGGACTGA
- the proB gene encoding glutamate 5-kinase: protein MSVSRLVVKVGTTSLTTEAGEFRSDVALALIEGIDAVRRIGVEVVLVVSGAIALGVRRLGIERPTEPAVLQAISAVGQVELLAQLSQLFRGRGLEIGQILLAPQDFGDRRQYLHARSTLEGLLRMNVVPVINENDAVANEEIRFGDNDRLAALVSHLVHADLLLLLTDLPGVYDADPNLVSDARLIERLEVDAFDSVEARGSVSGRGSGGMSSKLAAASIAARSGVDCLIASAQTESVVLTAVCSRPYPSTLIPSLGVREPARRLWIAYATDPEGLLVVDEGAQAALRTGSASLLAVGVSEVRGRFIAGNVVEIATAESGVFARGIARVDASAILGTRGVIVHRDDLALVVPGVGSRGAQPLR from the coding sequence ATGTCCGTATCTCGTCTGGTGGTGAAGGTAGGGACGACATCTTTGACCACCGAGGCCGGTGAGTTTCGCAGCGATGTAGCCTTAGCCCTAATCGAGGGCATAGATGCAGTGCGAAGGATTGGGGTCGAAGTCGTCCTGGTCGTATCTGGAGCGATAGCGCTTGGTGTCCGTAGACTAGGGATTGAGCGACCGACCGAGCCTGCAGTACTGCAGGCTATTAGTGCGGTTGGGCAGGTTGAACTGCTCGCGCAACTCTCTCAACTCTTTCGGGGTCGAGGGTTAGAGATCGGGCAGATACTTCTGGCTCCACAGGATTTTGGTGACCGTCGTCAGTACCTGCATGCGCGATCGACGCTCGAAGGGCTTCTGCGTATGAACGTAGTTCCAGTGATCAACGAGAACGATGCGGTAGCCAATGAGGAGATACGTTTTGGAGACAACGATCGCCTAGCCGCTCTTGTGTCTCATCTGGTCCATGCTGACCTTTTACTCTTGCTTACCGATCTTCCAGGCGTCTATGATGCTGATCCGAATTTGGTCAGCGATGCTCGACTGATCGAGCGGCTAGAGGTCGATGCATTCGATTCTGTCGAGGCACGTGGATCAGTGTCCGGTAGAGGAAGTGGTGGAATGTCTTCAAAGCTGGCGGCGGCCAGCATCGCCGCTCGTTCAGGGGTGGACTGCCTGATTGCATCTGCACAGACCGAGTCGGTTGTGCTGACTGCAGTGTGTTCACGCCCGTACCCGTCCACGCTCATTCCCTCCCTCGGGGTGCGCGAACCTGCTCGTCGGCTGTGGATAGCCTATGCCACTGATCCGGAGGGTCTACTCGTCGTGGATGAAGGGGCTCAAGCTGCCCTGCGGACCGGTTCTGCCTCGTTGTTGGCGGTTGGCGTTAGCGAGGTGAGAGGTCGATTCATAGCAGGGAACGTCGTTGAGATTGCGACCGCTGAGAGTGGAGTGTTCGCGCGCGGTATAGCTCGGGTTGATGCATCAGCGATTCTTGGAACTCGAGGAGTCATTGTCCACCGAGACGATCTCGCTCTTGTGGTGCCAGGTGTAGGCAGTCGCGGTGCTCAACCGTTACGCTAG
- the mreD gene encoding rod shape-determining protein MreD, which produces MRWVRAFGLPLLVFTAVVVQRSGAGDFSLLGVHPDFVMLMVAAVGVYRGREVGALTGFFAGLVVDSFLTTPFGISALVLCVVGYVAGEVERVGATTPLALKILIVGAASVLGEVLSSLVLYLLGIGNPLQSRTLDEVIIVGGINLVLAPLALGLCRLVFGPQERTPMLERR; this is translated from the coding sequence ATGAGATGGGTGAGGGCGTTTGGTCTGCCGCTCTTGGTCTTTACCGCAGTCGTCGTACAGCGGTCGGGTGCTGGCGACTTTTCTCTGCTTGGCGTGCATCCTGATTTTGTGATGTTGATGGTCGCGGCGGTCGGTGTCTATCGCGGGCGCGAGGTGGGAGCATTGACCGGTTTTTTTGCTGGTTTAGTCGTCGATTCGTTTTTAACGACTCCATTTGGGATATCTGCACTGGTGTTGTGTGTTGTCGGATACGTCGCTGGCGAGGTCGAGCGAGTTGGAGCAACGACTCCTCTCGCTCTCAAAATTCTCATAGTTGGTGCAGCTAGCGTTCTTGGTGAGGTATTGAGTTCGCTGGTCCTATATTTGCTTGGAATCGGCAACCCGCTGCAATCACGGACGCTTGACGAGGTGATCATCGTAGGTGGTATCAATCTCGTGCTTGCGCCGTTAGCGCTCGGACTGTGTCGATTGGTCTTTGGGCCGCAGGAGCGAACTCCGATGCTCGAACGGAGGTAG
- a CDS encoding AAA family ATPase: MLFLQSQEEVSDALSQVGYLPSTEIATTVFLATKLSKPILVEGPAGTGKTELAKALARAFSLELIRLQCYEGLDESRALYEWDYRKQLLALQAHAEQEVQSIFSSEFLLERPLLAALRGTTEKILLIDEVDRLEIETEALLLEVLAEFQVTVPELGTVTATSKPIVILTSNGMRELSEALKRRALYLYLDYPSQARERDIVCAAIPEIEEELADRLVSVVARLRSLDLKKSPSISETLDWARSLLALSVQALDDEVMASTLPILLKNRADIERAAKELLTRS; the protein is encoded by the coding sequence GTGTTGTTTCTTCAAAGTCAAGAGGAGGTCTCTGATGCACTCTCGCAGGTTGGCTACCTGCCGAGTACAGAGATCGCCACGACCGTCTTCCTCGCTACCAAGCTTTCGAAACCCATCTTGGTTGAAGGACCTGCTGGAACCGGTAAAACCGAGCTCGCCAAGGCTTTGGCACGGGCGTTTTCGCTAGAGTTGATTCGACTTCAGTGCTATGAGGGTCTGGATGAGTCGCGCGCATTGTACGAATGGGATTACCGCAAGCAACTGCTCGCCCTTCAGGCGCATGCTGAGCAGGAGGTACAGTCGATTTTTTCATCGGAGTTCCTCTTGGAGCGACCCTTGCTGGCAGCGCTACGTGGAACGACTGAGAAGATATTGTTGATAGACGAGGTAGACCGGCTCGAGATCGAGACTGAGGCGCTGCTCCTCGAGGTCCTGGCGGAGTTTCAGGTAACTGTTCCTGAGTTGGGGACGGTGACGGCGACCTCCAAGCCTATCGTTATTTTGACCTCCAATGGTATGCGCGAACTCTCGGAGGCACTGAAGCGAAGAGCGCTCTACCTATACCTCGACTATCCTAGTCAAGCTCGCGAGCGGGATATAGTATGTGCTGCCATTCCTGAGATCGAGGAGGAGCTTGCAGATCGGCTAGTCTCGGTCGTTGCACGGCTGCGTTCTTTGGATCTCAAAAAGAGTCCCTCTATTTCAGAGACGCTAGATTGGGCTCGTTCACTGCTGGCTCTCTCGGTCCAGGCCCTTGATGACGAGGTGATGGCGTCGACACTCCCCATCTTGTTGAAAAATCGCGCCGATATCGAGAGAGCCGCCAAGGAACTCTTGACACGGAGCTAA
- the rpmA gene encoding 50S ribosomal protein L27 translates to MSKTKGGGSTKNGRDSNAQRLGVKVYGGQTVQAGSIIVRQRGTKFYPGVNVGRGSDDTLFAKDCGQVVYGLHRGRKVVSVISMEQDAHKS, encoded by the coding sequence ATGTCTAAGACTAAGGGTGGTGGATCGACTAAGAACGGTCGCGATTCAAATGCGCAGCGGCTAGGAGTCAAAGTCTATGGCGGCCAGACTGTTCAGGCTGGTTCCATTATTGTGCGCCAGCGCGGCACCAAGTTTTATCCTGGTGTCAATGTTGGACGAGGCAGCGATGATACTTTGTTTGCGAAGGACTGCGGCCAGGTCGTCTACGGTCTGCATCGAGGTCGTAAGGTCGTCTCGGTCATCTCGATGGAACAGGACGCACACAAGTCATAG
- the rplU gene encoding 50S ribosomal protein L21, translating to MYAVVDVGSKQAKVFEGRTVLVERIHALAGDEVSLRPVLFVDDDRVLARSDELARVTVRGEIVDEVKGTKVIGFRYKSKANERKHFGHRQKYTRVKITSIVAE from the coding sequence ATGTATGCAGTTGTTGATGTAGGCTCTAAGCAAGCCAAGGTTTTTGAGGGCAGGACAGTTCTCGTCGAGCGTATTCATGCGCTCGCTGGAGACGAGGTGTCCCTTCGTCCGGTTTTGTTCGTTGACGACGATCGTGTTCTAGCGCGATCTGATGAACTCGCTCGGGTAACGGTTCGTGGCGAGATTGTTGACGAGGTCAAGGGTACTAAGGTTATCGGATTTCGATACAAATCGAAGGCCAACGAGCGCAAGCATTTCGGACATCGTCAGAAGTACACCCGGGTCAAGATTACATCGATCGTGGCCGAGTAA